A window of Rhododendron vialii isolate Sample 1 chromosome 11a, ASM3025357v1 contains these coding sequences:
- the LOC131307960 gene encoding bZIP transcription factor 44-like yields MASSSGSPSSGSTSLVQNSGSEENLQLLMDQRKRKRMVSNRESARRSRMRKQRHLDDLTAQVAELRKENNRIITSVSVTTQQFLSVEGENSILRAQVAELSHRLQSLNEIVSFVNLSGRGNGFLGTEEPYCTESFDGFLNNSWNYVGFNQPIMAETLQY; encoded by the coding sequence atGGCTTCCTCTAGCGGGTCCCCATCGTCCGGTTCAACGTCTCTGGTTCAAAACTCCGGTTCGGAGGAAAATCTCCAGCTACTGATGGAccagaggaagaggaagagaatggtaTCGAATCGGGAATCGGCGAGGAGGTCTCGGATGAGGAAACAGCGACACCTGGACGATCTGacggcccaggttgccgagctGAGGAAAGAGAACAATCGGATAATCACGAGCGTCAGCGTCACGACGCAGCAGTTCTTGAGCGTGGAAGGTGAGAATTCGATTCTCAGGGCTCAGGTGGCTGAGCTCAGCCACAGACTGCAGTCTTTGAATGAGATTGTGAGTTTTGTGAATCTGAGTGGCCGGGGGAATGGGTTTTTGGGCACAGAGGAGCCTTACTGCACTGAATCTTTTGATGGGTTCCTGAATAATTCGTGGAATTATGTGGGTTTTAACCAACCCATCATGGCAGAGACGTTGCAGTATTGA
- the LOC131307949 gene encoding probable rhamnogalacturonate lyase B isoform X1 codes for MGSGSMSPPGVKLQIQDHHVVIDNGILQVTLSKPEGMVTGISYKGIDNLLEVKNGETKRGYMVVVWDSLDGRKQPPQWIFGTKFEVIKETEEQVEVSFSRTWDSSLKGKLVPLNVDKRFIVLRGSSGFYWYAICEHLGLPEWPAFGLNVAMNAFVLLKEKFHYMAVADNRRRFMPLPDDRDLKRCQPLAYEEAVLLVDPKEPEFKGQVDDKYQYSCDNKDLRVHGWISMASPDSPPVGFWQITPSDEFRTGGPLKQNLSSHVGPTCLAVFISPHYAGEDLELKIGQGEAWKKVFGPVFVHLNSVEGGKSGDEALTLWEGAKRQMMAEVQSWPYTFPESDDFPSSDQRGNVSGRLVVRDRYISKDYISANGAYVGLAPPGDVGSWQRECKGYQFWTRTDEHGYFSINHIRTGDYNLYAWVPGFIGDYRKDNVVTITPGCHIPLGNLVYEPPRDGPTLWEIGIPDRSAAEFYVPDPDPKYINPLFVNHPDRFRQYGLWERYAELYPKEDLVYTVGVSDYRKDWFFAQVTRRKNDNTYQGTTWQIKFKLDMVDQTGTYKLRVALAAANLGELQVRVNDPNPTRPLFSSGLIGRDNVVARHGIHGLYWLFNVEIPNAALVKGEYNTIYLTQPRGQSSLQNLMYDYIRLEGPPTKGHQMSYL; via the exons ATGGGTTCTGGATCAATGTCACCTCCGGGGGTGAAACTGCAGATTCAAGATCACCAT GTGGTGATCGATAACGGCATCCTTCAAGTTACACTATCGAAGCCTGAGGGCATGGTCACTGGAATCAGTTACAAAGGCATCGATAATTTGCTCGAGGTCAAGAACGGTGAAACTAAAAGAGG TTACATGGTGGTTGTTTGGGATTCACTTGATGGACGCAAACAACCTCCGCAAtg GATTTTCGGAACAAAGTTTGAAGTAATAAAGGAAACAGAGGAACAAGTGGAGGTGTCCTTCTCAAGAACATGGGATTCTTCTCTCAAGGGCAAGCTTGTCCCCCTGAATGTAGACAAAAG GTTTATAGTGCTTCGCGGTTCCTCAGGCTTCTACTGGTATGCCATTTGCGAACATTTAGGTTTGCCAGAATGGCCGGCTTTCGGCCTTAATGTGGCCATGAATGCATTCGTGCTCCTAAAAGAGAA GTTTCACTACATGGCAGTGGCAGATAATAGGCGAAGGTTTATGCCGTTGCCAGATGATCGGGACCTCAAAAGATGTCAACCCCTGGCATACGAAGAAGCTGTCCTCCTTGTCGACCCTAAAGAGCCCGAGTTTAAAGGACAG GTGGATGACAAGTATCAGTATTCATGCGATAACAAAGATCTCCGTGTCCACGGTTGGATATCCATGGCGTCTCCTGACTCTCCTCCCGTGGGCTTCTGGCAAATTACGCCCAGCGATGAGTTCCGGACGGGTGGGCCCCTCAAACAAAACCTTTCCTCCCATGTGGGTCCCACTTGCCTTGCT GTGTTTATCAGTCCTCACTATGCTGGGGAAGATCTCGAGCTGAAAATTGGACAGGGCGAGGCGTGGAAGAAAGTTTTTGGTCCCGTTTTCGTACATCTCAATTCTGTGGAGGGTGGAAAATCTGGGGATGAGGCACTTACGCTATGGGAGGGTGCCAAAAGACAG ATGATGGCCGAAGTCCAAAGCTGGCCCTATACTTTTCCAGAATCCGATGACTTTCCATCATCAGATCAACGCGGCAATGTTAGTGGTAGATTAGTCGTACGAGACAGGTACATAAGCAAGGATTATATATCAGCAAACGGTGCCTATGTCGGGTTGGCCCCTCCTGGGGATGTTGGATCATGGCAGAGAGAATGCAAG GGCTACCAATTCTGGACGAGAACAGATGAGCATGGCTATTTTTCCATCAACCATATACGTACCGGTGACTACAATCTTTACGCATGGGTTCCTGGATTTATTGGAGATTATCGAAAAGATAATGTTGTCACCATAACACCAG GCTGTCACATTCCCTTGGGTAATCTTGTGTATGAGCCTCCTAGAGATGGACCTACGTTGTGGGAAATTGGCATTCCCGATCGCTCTGCTGCAGAATTTTACGTACCCGATCCTGATCCGAAGTATATTAACCCGCTTTTTGTCAACCATCCTGACAG GTTTAGGCAGTACGGATTGTGGGAGAGATATGCAGAGCTATACCCTAAGGAGGATTTAGTCTACACCGTCGGCGTTAGTGATTATAGAAAAGACTGGTTCTTCGCTCAGGTCACCAG GAGGAAAAACGACAACACATATCAAGGGACCACATGGCAGATCAAGTTCAAACTCGACATGGTAGATCAAACCGGAACCTACAAACTAAGAGTGGCACTAGCAGCTGCAAATCTCGGCGAATTGCAG GTCCGCGTTAACGATCCAAACCCAACACGACCTCTGTTTTCAAGCGGACTAATCGGAAGGGATAACGTGGTGGCTAGACATGGCATCCACGGACTATATTGGCTGTTCAACGTGGAGATTCCAAATGCTGCTTTGGTGAAAGGGGAGTACAATACGATTTATCTGACGCAGCCAAGGGGACAATCATCTTTGCAGAATCTCATGTACGACTACATTCGCTTGGAAGGTCCCCCGACCAAAGGCCACCAAATGAGTTACCTTTAG
- the LOC131307949 gene encoding probable rhamnogalacturonate lyase B isoform X2 yields MGSGSMSPPGVKLQIQDHHVVIDNGILQVTLSKPEGMVTGISYKGIDNLLEVKNGETKRGYMVVVWDSLDGRKQPPQWIFGTKFEVIKETEEQVEVSFSRTWDSSLKGKLVPLNVDKRFIVLRGSSGFYWYAICEHLGLPEWPAFGLNVAMNAFVLLKEKFHYMAVADNRRRFMPLPDDRDLKRCQPLAYEEAVLLVDPKEPEFKGQVDDKYQYSCDNKDLRVHGWISMASPDSPPVGFWQITPSDEFRTGGPLKQNLSSHVFISPHYAGEDLELKIGQGEAWKKVFGPVFVHLNSVEGGKSGDEALTLWEGAKRQMMAEVQSWPYTFPESDDFPSSDQRGNVSGRLVVRDRYISKDYISANGAYVGLAPPGDVGSWQRECKGYQFWTRTDEHGYFSINHIRTGDYNLYAWVPGFIGDYRKDNVVTITPGCHIPLGNLVYEPPRDGPTLWEIGIPDRSAAEFYVPDPDPKYINPLFVNHPDRFRQYGLWERYAELYPKEDLVYTVGVSDYRKDWFFAQVTRRKNDNTYQGTTWQIKFKLDMVDQTGTYKLRVALAAANLGELQVRVNDPNPTRPLFSSGLIGRDNVVARHGIHGLYWLFNVEIPNAALVKGEYNTIYLTQPRGQSSLQNLMYDYIRLEGPPTKGHQMSYL; encoded by the exons ATGGGTTCTGGATCAATGTCACCTCCGGGGGTGAAACTGCAGATTCAAGATCACCAT GTGGTGATCGATAACGGCATCCTTCAAGTTACACTATCGAAGCCTGAGGGCATGGTCACTGGAATCAGTTACAAAGGCATCGATAATTTGCTCGAGGTCAAGAACGGTGAAACTAAAAGAGG TTACATGGTGGTTGTTTGGGATTCACTTGATGGACGCAAACAACCTCCGCAAtg GATTTTCGGAACAAAGTTTGAAGTAATAAAGGAAACAGAGGAACAAGTGGAGGTGTCCTTCTCAAGAACATGGGATTCTTCTCTCAAGGGCAAGCTTGTCCCCCTGAATGTAGACAAAAG GTTTATAGTGCTTCGCGGTTCCTCAGGCTTCTACTGGTATGCCATTTGCGAACATTTAGGTTTGCCAGAATGGCCGGCTTTCGGCCTTAATGTGGCCATGAATGCATTCGTGCTCCTAAAAGAGAA GTTTCACTACATGGCAGTGGCAGATAATAGGCGAAGGTTTATGCCGTTGCCAGATGATCGGGACCTCAAAAGATGTCAACCCCTGGCATACGAAGAAGCTGTCCTCCTTGTCGACCCTAAAGAGCCCGAGTTTAAAGGACAG GTGGATGACAAGTATCAGTATTCATGCGATAACAAAGATCTCCGTGTCCACGGTTGGATATCCATGGCGTCTCCTGACTCTCCTCCCGTGGGCTTCTGGCAAATTACGCCCAGCGATGAGTTCCGGACGGGTGGGCCCCTCAAACAAAACCTTTCCTCCCAT GTGTTTATCAGTCCTCACTATGCTGGGGAAGATCTCGAGCTGAAAATTGGACAGGGCGAGGCGTGGAAGAAAGTTTTTGGTCCCGTTTTCGTACATCTCAATTCTGTGGAGGGTGGAAAATCTGGGGATGAGGCACTTACGCTATGGGAGGGTGCCAAAAGACAG ATGATGGCCGAAGTCCAAAGCTGGCCCTATACTTTTCCAGAATCCGATGACTTTCCATCATCAGATCAACGCGGCAATGTTAGTGGTAGATTAGTCGTACGAGACAGGTACATAAGCAAGGATTATATATCAGCAAACGGTGCCTATGTCGGGTTGGCCCCTCCTGGGGATGTTGGATCATGGCAGAGAGAATGCAAG GGCTACCAATTCTGGACGAGAACAGATGAGCATGGCTATTTTTCCATCAACCATATACGTACCGGTGACTACAATCTTTACGCATGGGTTCCTGGATTTATTGGAGATTATCGAAAAGATAATGTTGTCACCATAACACCAG GCTGTCACATTCCCTTGGGTAATCTTGTGTATGAGCCTCCTAGAGATGGACCTACGTTGTGGGAAATTGGCATTCCCGATCGCTCTGCTGCAGAATTTTACGTACCCGATCCTGATCCGAAGTATATTAACCCGCTTTTTGTCAACCATCCTGACAG GTTTAGGCAGTACGGATTGTGGGAGAGATATGCAGAGCTATACCCTAAGGAGGATTTAGTCTACACCGTCGGCGTTAGTGATTATAGAAAAGACTGGTTCTTCGCTCAGGTCACCAG GAGGAAAAACGACAACACATATCAAGGGACCACATGGCAGATCAAGTTCAAACTCGACATGGTAGATCAAACCGGAACCTACAAACTAAGAGTGGCACTAGCAGCTGCAAATCTCGGCGAATTGCAG GTCCGCGTTAACGATCCAAACCCAACACGACCTCTGTTTTCAAGCGGACTAATCGGAAGGGATAACGTGGTGGCTAGACATGGCATCCACGGACTATATTGGCTGTTCAACGTGGAGATTCCAAATGCTGCTTTGGTGAAAGGGGAGTACAATACGATTTATCTGACGCAGCCAAGGGGACAATCATCTTTGCAGAATCTCATGTACGACTACATTCGCTTGGAAGGTCCCCCGACCAAAGGCCACCAAATGAGTTACCTTTAG